One part of the Pseudemcibacter aquimaris genome encodes these proteins:
- the aspS gene encoding aspartate--tRNA ligase has product MHEYRSHTCNDLRSEQAGEVVRLSGWVHRKRDHGGLLFIDLRDHYGITQCVFDSDFKEIFEIADNVRAESVIRVEGEVIKRTDEAINPELPTGEVEILVKKADVLNEAAELPLPVFGDQEYPEDIRLKYRFLDLRRERIHNNIVLRSDIISSIRRRMVDQGFREYQTPILTASSPEGARDFLVPSRMHPGKFYALPQAPQQFKQLLMMAGFDRYFQIAPCFRDEDARADRSPGEFYQLDMEMSYVTQEDVFSAIEPVMQGIFEEFSDKKVTQAPFPRITFADSMMKYGNDKPDLRNPIEICDVTEVFDGSGFGIFAGAIKNNGAVVRAIPAPGAGGSQPRSFFDKMNDWARGEGFAGLGYIRFKDGEAMGPIAKNLDEERLAKLMEIAGLDGNDGVFFSCGKANDAAKLAGHARTKVGEDLELINDDEFKFCWIVDFPMYEYDEDEKKLDFSHNPFSMPQGGLEALNTMDPEDILGYQYDIVCNGIELSSGAIRNHVPEIMYKAFEIAGYGPEVVEERFAGMLNALKYGAPPHGGIAPGVDRIVMLLADEPNIREVIVFPMNQKAEDLMMNAPSEVEMKQLRELHLRTIVPEEKKSS; this is encoded by the coding sequence ATGCACGAATATAGATCACATACATGTAATGATCTCCGCAGCGAACAAGCTGGTGAGGTAGTTCGCCTTTCTGGATGGGTACACCGTAAACGTGACCACGGTGGATTACTGTTTATTGACCTTCGCGATCACTATGGCATCACGCAATGTGTTTTCGATAGCGACTTTAAAGAAATCTTTGAAATTGCCGATAACGTCCGCGCCGAAAGCGTGATCCGCGTTGAAGGTGAAGTGATTAAAAGAACCGACGAAGCCATCAATCCTGAGCTTCCAACCGGTGAAGTTGAAATCCTTGTGAAAAAGGCTGATGTGCTGAACGAAGCAGCGGAATTGCCGCTTCCTGTTTTTGGTGATCAGGAATACCCGGAAGATATTCGTCTTAAATACCGTTTCCTTGATCTACGCCGTGAACGTATTCACAATAATATCGTTCTGCGTTCTGATATTATTTCAAGCATCCGTCGCCGCATGGTTGACCAGGGTTTCCGTGAATATCAAACACCGATCCTGACAGCGTCATCACCGGAAGGTGCGCGTGACTTCCTTGTGCCATCTCGTATGCACCCGGGTAAGTTTTATGCGCTGCCACAGGCGCCACAACAGTTCAAACAGCTTCTTATGATGGCTGGTTTTGACCGTTATTTCCAAATCGCGCCATGTTTCCGTGACGAAGATGCCCGTGCTGACCGTTCACCGGGTGAGTTCTATCAGCTTGATATGGAAATGTCTTATGTGACACAGGAAGATGTGTTCTCTGCGATTGAGCCAGTAATGCAAGGCATTTTTGAGGAATTCTCAGACAAGAAAGTAACACAGGCACCATTCCCGCGTATTACATTTGCAGACAGTATGATGAAATATGGTAATGATAAGCCGGACCTTCGTAACCCGATTGAAATCTGTGATGTGACAGAAGTATTCGACGGTTCTGGTTTCGGTATCTTTGCTGGTGCAATTAAAAACAATGGCGCAGTCGTTCGTGCGATCCCGGCACCGGGTGCAGGCGGCAGTCAGCCACGTTCATTCTTTGATAAAATGAATGACTGGGCACGCGGCGAAGGATTTGCCGGTCTTGGTTATATCCGCTTCAAAGACGGCGAAGCCATGGGCCCAATCGCCAAGAACCTTGATGAAGAGCGTCTAGCTAAGTTAATGGAAATTGCTGGTCTTGACGGCAATGACGGTGTGTTCTTCTCTTGTGGTAAGGCAAATGATGCGGCGAAGCTTGCTGGTCACGCCCGTACAAAAGTTGGCGAAGATCTTGAGCTTATTAACGATGATGAATTTAAATTCTGCTGGATCGTTGATTTCCCAATGTATGAATATGACGAAGACGAGAAAAAATTAGACTTCAGTCATAACCCATTCTCAATGCCACAAGGTGGACTTGAAGCACTGAATACAATGGATCCTGAAGATATCCTTGGTTACCAGTATGACATCGTTTGTAATGGTATCGAGCTTTCATCAGGTGCTATTCGTAACCACGTTCCGGAAATCATGTATAAGGCATTTGAAATTGCCGGATACGGACCAGAGGTTGTTGAAGAGCGCTTCGCAGGTATGCTTAACGCCCTTAAATACGGCGCGCCACCCCATGGTGGTATCGCACCGGGTGTTGACCGTATCGTGATGCTTCTTGCGGATGAGCCAAACATTCGTGAAGTGATTGTCTTCCCAATGAACCAAAAAGCAGAAGATCTTATGATGAATGCGCCAAGCGAAGTCGAAATGAAGCAGCTTCGTGAACTTCATCTTCGTACGATTGTACCAGAAGAGAAGAAGTCGTCATAA
- a CDS encoding S41 family peptidase, with the protein MRFIRLFSLFSLITITATFAQQENTSGNWHRDVAISPDGSTVLFTHMGDIYSVSADGGMAMPLTTAASWEGNPVWSPDGKWIAFASDRHGNMDIFLLPATGGQISRLTYHSGDDIPTDFAHDGSSVLFTSSRYDKLNASEDPARRDVELYQVPLSGGTPSQVLPIVAIQAKWNNDGSTLIYANDPGLEQFYRKHDDSPFARDVWLANPSDGTFEQLTTNKWNDTTPAFSDDQGGFYFLSDRSGTVNVWHQTFSGGEDSAKQLSFHDLHAVRDLSVADNGRYAYNYFGTVYVANPNEAPQQLNINIMTNSQGALTSQIPVGADISEFTVSPDGKEIAYIARGNIFVTALEFGTTKQITNTPGLERNVGFTPDGRGLVYASERMERWQIYQTSLVLEDETHFYVSTKLNEEKLIEAENSVFNPIVSPDGKQIAYTNDWDEVRVYDIESGRSHSILAAEHNYSSMSVGSITTSWSPDSKWIAVDMEANGRLFFPNVAIVASDGSGETLDISQSGYADNGPQWHKNGGIISWATDRYGRRDHGGHGSDRDVYAQFLTQDAWDDFRRNKEQVALDEEASKEDKDEENGDDEAEEEIPVVTIELESAIERQARLTIHSSRLAGFALNEDASKLYYLARFESGYDLWVHDFREETTSKLAKLDARSAGMEMTTDGKNAIVLTDGKLQKIVLEDGKTSPIAAEGTMALDANKEREAMLYHLWQVTNDRIYNPDVLVEAKWDQMYGEYAAKVAAINNNRDFSELLAELTGELDVSHANSRYLGKPIANTGAIGAILDHANSNDSGILIADVLEAGPLSKASDRAAAGNRIIAINDVKLDTDVNYYQHMLETTGKRTRLTLADDDGEFDVVVTPVSQNEERAWLREQWVLSRHDLVEELSGGRLGYVYVPNMSDNSYRRVYRDLFGRHYTKEAVIIDVRDNGGGDLVDWLVQLFSGTQYMWNVPNGRVAQGEPLTEWVKPSIALVNQGAYSDGSCFTAAWLNLDVSTVVGTPVTGTCSYAGWETTASGDIRAGTPPLGIYDPDGKFLERQTDHPDVLIYADPESVTAGRDVQLEKAVETMLMELDNK; encoded by the coding sequence ATGCGTTTCATTCGCCTATTTTCACTTTTTTCATTAATCACAATCACCGCAACTTTTGCCCAACAAGAAAATACATCCGGCAATTGGCACCGCGATGTGGCAATTTCGCCGGACGGATCAACCGTATTATTTACCCATATGGGGGATATTTATTCTGTTTCTGCGGATGGTGGGATGGCAATGCCGCTGACCACAGCCGCATCATGGGAAGGAAACCCGGTATGGTCGCCTGATGGAAAGTGGATTGCTTTTGCCAGCGACAGGCACGGTAATATGGATATCTTTCTTCTTCCTGCTACTGGTGGGCAAATCAGCCGACTGACGTATCATTCCGGTGACGATATACCGACGGATTTCGCACATGATGGATCAAGTGTCTTATTCACATCATCAAGATATGACAAACTTAATGCCAGCGAAGACCCAGCAAGACGCGACGTTGAACTTTATCAAGTTCCCCTTTCCGGCGGCACACCATCACAAGTTTTACCCATTGTTGCCATACAAGCAAAATGGAACAATGACGGCAGCACATTAATTTATGCCAATGATCCTGGCCTTGAACAGTTTTACAGAAAACATGATGATTCCCCATTTGCCCGTGATGTTTGGCTGGCAAACCCATCCGATGGAACATTCGAGCAGCTTACGACCAATAAATGGAATGACACGACACCGGCATTTTCTGATGATCAAGGCGGCTTTTATTTCCTTAGTGACCGAAGCGGAACCGTGAATGTCTGGCACCAGACGTTTTCTGGTGGCGAGGATAGCGCAAAACAACTTAGTTTTCATGATCTTCATGCGGTTCGTGACCTTTCGGTCGCGGATAACGGCCGCTATGCCTATAATTATTTCGGCACTGTTTATGTTGCAAATCCGAACGAAGCACCACAGCAACTAAATATTAACATCATGACTAATTCCCAAGGTGCATTGACCAGTCAAATCCCAGTGGGTGCTGACATAAGTGAATTTACAGTGTCACCAGACGGGAAAGAGATCGCCTATATCGCCCGCGGCAATATTTTCGTAACCGCCCTTGAATTTGGTACGACAAAACAAATCACCAATACACCTGGTCTTGAAAGAAACGTTGGATTTACACCGGATGGACGTGGGCTGGTTTACGCATCGGAACGCATGGAACGCTGGCAGATTTACCAAACCAGCCTTGTTCTTGAGGATGAAACACATTTTTATGTTTCAACAAAATTGAACGAAGAAAAACTTATTGAAGCCGAAAATTCGGTATTTAACCCAATCGTTTCACCAGATGGAAAACAGATTGCCTATACCAATGATTGGGACGAGGTCCGCGTATATGATATTGAAAGCGGGCGGTCCCACAGCATATTAGCGGCTGAACATAATTACTCTTCCATGAGTGTAGGCAGTATAACAACATCATGGTCCCCTGACAGCAAATGGATTGCAGTGGATATGGAAGCAAATGGCCGTTTATTCTTTCCCAATGTAGCAATAGTTGCATCGGATGGTTCCGGCGAAACATTAGACATCAGCCAATCCGGCTATGCGGATAACGGCCCACAATGGCATAAAAATGGTGGCATAATCAGCTGGGCGACCGATCGTTACGGCCGACGTGACCATGGCGGTCATGGATCAGATAGAGATGTTTACGCACAATTCCTAACCCAAGATGCGTGGGATGATTTCCGCCGCAATAAAGAGCAAGTCGCGCTGGACGAAGAAGCAAGTAAAGAAGACAAAGACGAAGAAAACGGCGATGATGAAGCAGAAGAAGAAATTCCTGTTGTTACCATCGAACTTGAAAGCGCCATCGAAAGACAGGCTCGCCTTACCATTCATTCATCGCGACTAGCTGGATTTGCATTAAACGAAGATGCATCAAAGCTTTATTATTTGGCAAGGTTTGAATCTGGATATGATCTTTGGGTCCATGATTTCCGTGAGGAAACGACCTCAAAACTTGCGAAACTGGATGCCCGATCCGCCGGAATGGAAATGACGACGGATGGAAAAAATGCAATTGTTCTTACAGATGGGAAATTACAGAAAATTGTCCTTGAGGATGGTAAAACCTCCCCAATTGCCGCGGAAGGAACAATGGCACTTGACGCCAATAAAGAACGCGAAGCAATGCTATACCACCTTTGGCAAGTAACGAATGACCGAATTTATAATCCAGATGTGCTTGTAGAGGCCAAATGGGATCAAATGTATGGTGAATATGCTGCGAAAGTTGCTGCAATCAATAACAACCGGGACTTTTCTGAACTGCTTGCAGAACTTACTGGTGAACTTGATGTTTCCCACGCCAATAGTCGTTATCTTGGGAAACCAATAGCAAACACTGGTGCAATTGGCGCCATACTTGATCATGCAAATTCAAATGATAGCGGCATATTAATTGCTGATGTACTTGAAGCGGGCCCATTAAGCAAAGCCAGTGACCGTGCAGCTGCCGGGAACCGTATTATAGCAATCAATGATGTAAAACTTGATACAGATGTGAATTATTACCAACACATGCTTGAAACGACAGGAAAAAGAACAAGATTAACGTTAGCAGATGATGACGGCGAATTTGATGTTGTTGTGACACCAGTTTCCCAAAACGAAGAACGTGCATGGTTGCGTGAACAATGGGTTCTTTCCCGCCATGACTTGGTTGAAGAGCTTTCTGGCGGACGTTTAGGATATGTTTATGTACCAAACATGTCCGATAATTCTTATCGCCGCGTTTATCGGGATCTCTTTGGCCGTCATTACACCAAAGAAGCCGTTATTATCGATGTACGCGACAATGGCGGAGGGGATTTGGTGGACTGGTTAGTACAGCTCTTTTCCGGAACACAATACATGTGGAATGTACCAAATGGCCGTGTTGCACAAGGTGAACCGTTAACCGAATGGGTAAAACCTTCCATTGCGCTGGTCAATCAGGGTGCTTATTCTGATGGCTCGTGTTTTACCGCAGCGTGGCTTAACCTTGATGTCAGCACTGTTGTCGGCACGCCCGTTACAGGAACTTGTAGTTACGCTGGCTGGGAAACCACAGCATCAGGCGACATCCGCGCAGGAACACCCCCACTTGGCATTTATGACCCAGATGGTAAATTTCTTGAGCGCCAGACAGACCACCCAGATGTGTTGATCTATGCTGACCCAGAGAGCGTTACTGCTGGCCGTGATGTTCAACTTGAAAAAGCTGTCGAAACCATGTTGATGGAACTTGATAACAAATAA
- a CDS encoding ankyrin repeat domain-containing protein: MILYPIKTDTNIIIPIVLNRINNYFHITSYFIFFLFCIFLIPPSFAGETEDKGLRQAAFNGDLAMVNVYLGIGADINGQDKTGISAMLAAANQGHVEIISALIDKGANINIQEGNGITPLYRAASQGHHEVVKLLLDNDADYKIPDKFGGTALGASTRYGHKEVVKTLLEHGVSVDDEIDTRGNTALLMAAFTGNADLVQLLLDNGADVYRKNNAGANAHDIATSKGFLGVDRNLLTHIVKIKKRKQDKDKEHNPEDIKKIRDYSRILKPDVIRTTQPTLIKESYDKTIKLLIKMEEYDEARKYINLYIAYVRNQKDYKLELEIIDQIFDFADLTNESRDRSSAHSARSGMLERTKKYDEAIADLIKALEFDNMEDQGFHRANMLARLVKLYTIVGNVEGMRKTHEKQLNVFNEHTDETLLVPSVGDFDQYLFFLYLKRADMELQLGEFDEARKVVKLAGKISRNHKNISVKFDQSMAIQVMLSKIDHKSEDETIKYINHEHMYHLHLDGFTANMNNEYEYKGVNYRNYLVHPNVYNRHYEQLGDIEVENGHFDVAQKVYERLFINLIEAYEFEINAQKTIDIYAKIAASRVANIHIKLGDVLAENDDPHIAKEHYKAALALYEKYDYSDKAEEIRERSF; the protein is encoded by the coding sequence ATGATCTTATATCCTATTAAAACAGATACAAATATCATTATTCCTATAGTTTTAAACCGTATAAATAATTACTTCCACATAACTTCGTATTTTATTTTCTTTTTATTCTGCATATTTCTTATTCCCCCTTCATTTGCTGGCGAAACCGAAGACAAAGGTTTACGACAAGCTGCATTTAATGGCGATCTTGCAATGGTGAATGTATATCTGGGAATTGGTGCTGACATCAATGGTCAAGATAAAACTGGAATATCTGCCATGCTAGCTGCCGCAAATCAGGGGCACGTGGAAATAATCTCAGCCTTAATAGACAAAGGCGCGAACATAAACATACAAGAGGGAAATGGTATAACGCCATTGTATAGAGCGGCCTCTCAAGGCCATCATGAGGTCGTAAAACTCCTACTGGATAATGATGCTGACTATAAAATTCCAGACAAATTCGGCGGCACTGCATTAGGTGCCTCTACAAGATACGGACACAAAGAAGTCGTAAAAACCTTACTGGAACATGGTGTAAGCGTTGATGATGAAATAGACACGCGTGGAAACACGGCATTACTTATGGCTGCTTTTACAGGTAATGCTGATCTTGTACAGCTATTATTAGATAACGGAGCGGATGTATATAGGAAAAATAATGCTGGAGCTAATGCTCATGATATTGCGACTAGCAAAGGTTTTTTAGGAGTCGATCGAAATTTACTAACCCATATTGTAAAAATAAAAAAACGCAAACAGGATAAAGATAAAGAACATAATCCAGAAGATATTAAAAAGATAAGAGATTATTCCCGCATCCTCAAACCCGATGTAATTCGTACCACTCAGCCAACTCTGATCAAGGAGAGCTATGACAAAACAATCAAATTGCTGATTAAAATGGAAGAATATGATGAGGCAAGAAAATATATAAATCTTTATATTGCATACGTCAGGAACCAAAAAGATTACAAATTAGAGCTGGAAATTATAGACCAGATTTTTGATTTCGCTGACTTAACCAATGAAAGCAGAGACAGAAGCAGTGCCCACTCTGCACGTTCAGGTATGTTAGAAAGAACTAAAAAATACGATGAGGCAATAGCCGACTTAATTAAAGCGTTAGAATTTGACAATATGGAAGATCAAGGTTTTCATAGAGCGAACATGTTAGCCCGTCTTGTAAAATTATACACTATTGTCGGCAATGTTGAAGGCATGCGCAAAACTCATGAAAAACAACTGAATGTATTTAATGAACATACGGACGAGACTTTACTTGTACCATCTGTTGGAGACTTTGATCAGTACTTGTTCTTCCTATATCTAAAAAGGGCAGATATGGAATTGCAATTAGGTGAATTTGATGAAGCTCGAAAAGTAGTAAAACTAGCAGGAAAAATTTCACGAAACCATAAAAATATTAGTGTAAAATTTGACCAGTCAATGGCCATTCAAGTCATGCTTTCCAAAATTGATCATAAATCCGAAGATGAAACCATTAAATATATAAACCATGAACATATGTATCATTTACATCTTGATGGTTTTACTGCCAATATGAACAATGAATATGAATATAAAGGTGTAAATTATAGAAATTATCTCGTACATCCGAATGTATATAATCGCCATTACGAACAATTAGGTGATATAGAAGTCGAGAATGGCCATTTTGACGTTGCACAAAAAGTTTATGAAAGACTCTTCATAAATTTAATAGAAGCTTATGAGTTTGAAATAAATGCGCAGAAAACAATAGATATATACGCTAAAATCGCAGCCTCAAGGGTTGCCAATATTCATATTAAGCTTGGTGATGTATTAGCTGAAAATGATGACCCACATATAGCTAAAGAGCATTATAAAGCAGCTCTAGCACTTTATGAGAAATATGATTACTCTGACAAGGCTGAAGAAATACGCGAGCGAAGTTTCTGA
- the rnd gene encoding ribonuclease D — MSVITTNEDLKALCDRLSKSDYVTVDTEFLRDKTYYSKLCLIQIADDNEYHAIDTLASGIDLTPFYDLMENEKVIKVFHAAKQDIEIFVNQAGVVPKPLFDSQIAAMVCGFGDSIGYEKLVIALCNQSLDKSTRFTDWSRRPLTERQIDYALGDVTHLRVIYKKLAAKLEKNGREHWLKEEIEDMLDKDSYIIKPEDAWKRVKIRNSNRRFNAIVRRIAEWREADAQKRNLPRNRIMRDEVMLELSAARPTHVNGLTGIRGLGSNFANSKAGKAVIDIIKEVIDLPESELPEISRRKPPSQNTDPVVELLKVLLKLVCKSENVAPKLLANVEDLEKIAENDDADVKALHGWRYDLFGKNAIDLKHGKVAFAINDGEIEVFPHER; from the coding sequence ATGAGCGTAATTACAACGAATGAGGACTTAAAAGCCCTCTGTGACCGTCTATCAAAATCGGATTATGTGACGGTTGATACGGAATTTCTTCGGGATAAGACATATTATTCAAAGCTTTGCCTAATACAAATTGCCGACGATAACGAATATCACGCCATTGATACACTTGCGAGTGGCATTGACTTGACCCCATTTTACGATTTGATGGAAAATGAAAAGGTTATAAAAGTTTTCCATGCGGCCAAACAAGATATCGAAATTTTCGTTAATCAAGCGGGCGTTGTGCCAAAACCATTATTCGATTCTCAAATCGCTGCAATGGTTTGCGGCTTTGGCGATAGCATCGGTTATGAAAAACTGGTAATCGCGTTATGCAATCAATCCCTTGATAAAAGTACACGATTTACCGATTGGTCGAGACGCCCCCTCACCGAACGACAAATTGATTATGCCCTTGGCGATGTAACACATTTACGCGTGATTTATAAAAAACTTGCCGCAAAGCTCGAAAAAAATGGCCGCGAACATTGGTTAAAAGAAGAAATCGAAGATATGCTGGATAAAGACAGCTATATTATCAAACCTGAAGATGCATGGAAACGCGTTAAAATCAGAAACAGCAACCGCCGATTTAACGCGATCGTGCGCCGTATCGCCGAATGGCGTGAGGCCGACGCACAAAAGCGCAACCTGCCAAGAAACCGCATCATGCGCGACGAAGTCATGCTTGAATTATCGGCTGCTCGCCCAACCCACGTGAACGGATTAACGGGCATCCGCGGTCTGGGCAGCAATTTCGCCAACAGCAAAGCCGGAAAAGCCGTGATCGACATCATCAAAGAAGTCATCGATTTACCCGAAAGCGAGTTACCGGAAATCAGCCGCCGCAAACCACCATCACAAAACACCGATCCCGTGGTGGAATTGCTTAAAGTGTTACTCAAGCTCGTCTGCAAATCCGAAAACGTCGCACCAAAGCTATTGGCAAATGTAGAAGACCTAGAAAAAATCGCTGAAAACGACGACGCGGATGTAAAGGCGCTGCATGGATGGCGTTATGACCTATTCGGCAAAAACGCAATCGATCTAAAGCATGGCAAGGTGGCGTTTGCGATTAATGATGGTGAGATCGAGGTGTTTCCACACGAGAGGTGA
- a CDS encoding sugar phosphate isomerase/epimerase family protein, translating to MNNYNRRKFIALSAAAGTATTIGAMIPNAFAQNSSDLKISLAQWSLHRAYRDGSLDPKNFAADTKDMFNLDAIEYVSDFYANEKHNASYWKEMRKIADDQGVTSLLIMIDGEGELGSSSDTDRTQSIDRHKPWIDAAREMGCHSVRVNAFGKGTDTAIKAALVNGLGRLTEYGEKLGINVLVENHGLQTSNAAFMVDVIKQVNNPYLGTLPDFGNWCISKEWGGTENNSCSYMYDPYRGVEEYLPYAKGVSAKAYAFDKDGNETQMDYRRMLKLVKDAGFQGHIGIEYEGQHLSEPDGIRATKALLEKAWKSL from the coding sequence ATGAATAATTATAACAGACGTAAATTCATCGCACTTTCTGCTGCGGCGGGTACTGCGACAACAATCGGGGCAATGATCCCGAATGCATTTGCGCAAAATAGTTCTGATCTTAAAATATCACTCGCGCAATGGTCACTGCATAGAGCCTATCGGGACGGCTCGCTTGATCCTAAGAATTTTGCAGCTGACACAAAGGATATGTTTAATCTGGATGCCATTGAATATGTTTCGGATTTTTATGCAAATGAGAAACATAACGCATCCTATTGGAAAGAAATGCGTAAAATTGCCGATGATCAAGGTGTCACAAGCCTGTTGATCATGATTGACGGCGAAGGTGAGCTTGGCAGTTCGTCTGATACTGACCGCACACAATCAATTGATAGACATAAACCATGGATTGATGCCGCGCGTGAAATGGGATGCCATTCTGTTCGTGTCAATGCCTTTGGTAAAGGAACGGACACTGCGATCAAAGCGGCCCTTGTGAATGGTCTTGGTCGTCTTACCGAATATGGTGAAAAACTTGGCATCAATGTTCTGGTTGAAAATCACGGTCTTCAGACATCCAATGCTGCCTTCATGGTTGATGTGATAAAGCAAGTGAATAACCCTTATCTTGGCACCCTGCCCGATTTTGGCAACTGGTGTATCAGCAAGGAATGGGGCGGCACGGAAAATAACAGCTGTTCCTATATGTATGACCCATACCGCGGCGTTGAAGAATACCTGCCATACGCTAAAGGCGTCAGTGCCAAGGCATATGCCTTTGACAAAGACGGTAATGAAACCCAAATGGATTACCGCAGAATGCTTAAACTGGTTAAAGATGCGGGCTTCCAAGGTCACATTGGCATTGAATATGAAGGTCAACATCTTTCAGAACCAGATGGTATTCGTGCAACCAAAGCATTGCTCGAAAAAGCATGGAAGAGCTTATAA
- a CDS encoding chorismate mutase, with amino-acid sequence MHDELKNKLGLKADNCQTMADLREEIDLLDRTIVEMFAIRQTYMDQAANIKQSRDTVRDNDRVEDVVAKVKAHAEKNGANPELTEELYRTMIEWSINYEFGKFDEIKGK; translated from the coding sequence ATGCATGACGAATTAAAAAACAAGCTAGGTTTAAAAGCCGATAATTGCCAAACGATGGCGGACTTAAGAGAAGAAATTGATCTTCTTGACCGCACCATCGTGGAAATGTTTGCTATTCGTCAAACTTATATGGATCAAGCAGCAAATATCAAACAAAGCCGAGATACGGTACGCGATAATGACCGCGTTGAAGATGTGGTTGCTAAAGTCAAAGCCCACGCAGAAAAAAACGGTGCCAATCCTGAGCTAACCGAAGAGCTATACCGCACCATGATCGAATGGTCGATCAATTACGAATTCGGAAAATTCGACGAGATTAAAGGTAAGTAG
- a CDS encoding tetratricopeptide repeat protein has product MEINFSKSLKNITCLSMLVMVAACGGGGDFEPVYDETQMPNPDRRINGEMPFSSPSLMKMAESFRAANDYPNAIRFYQRAANESPRHVTSRLALAEIYQQLGAHDGAALYYQQVLELEPDHVDAKLGLGQVMVLGNRPMEAVGYLEEVATTSPDNFRIYNSIGVAYDLQGLHEQAQNAYSRGLNIQPDHISLINNLALSLAIEGEYAPAIQLLSKAVNLDYSQTTAQQNLIMVYGMSGDERSARTMASSFMTPEEIEEKILHYRWLKSLTSERRAQAIFLNLTSFPEERAPVVVPEGVVQVASPTVTEETISEETDPKKRMLMDILNAEEGARELEAPPAQVIGAKETEEFEGLILPQSAIDSEEMIPNAAMETGDANVYKLQLGAYSAVDQLVLDWERLKGVAPELLADASIDVEDVDLGGGRKSYRLYIDEYDNFSAADGRCSALKGKNVPCVVVNKEK; this is encoded by the coding sequence ATGGAAATTAATTTCTCTAAGTCATTGAAAAATATAACATGTCTTTCAATGTTGGTGATGGTTGCTGCCTGTGGTGGTGGCGGGGATTTTGAACCCGTTTATGATGAAACTCAAATGCCGAACCCGGACCGTAGAATAAATGGGGAAATGCCGTTTTCCAGCCCGTCGCTCATGAAAATGGCCGAATCATTCCGTGCGGCGAATGATTATCCGAATGCCATTCGCTTTTATCAACGTGCTGCAAATGAAAGCCCAAGACATGTGACATCACGTCTTGCGCTTGCTGAAATTTATCAGCAGCTTGGTGCCCATGATGGGGCTGCGCTTTATTATCAGCAGGTTCTGGAACTGGAACCGGATCATGTTGATGCGAAGCTGGGCTTAGGTCAGGTGATGGTGCTCGGCAATCGCCCGATGGAAGCTGTTGGATATCTAGAGGAAGTGGCGACAACGTCACCGGATAATTTCAGAATTTATAACAGCATCGGTGTGGCATATGATCTTCAGGGATTGCATGAGCAAGCACAAAATGCATATAGCCGCGGCCTTAACATTCAACCAGACCATATTTCATTGATTAATAATCTTGCATTATCTCTTGCGATTGAGGGGGAATATGCACCCGCAATCCAATTATTAAGCAAGGCCGTAAATCTTGATTACAGTCAGACGACGGCGCAACAAAACCTGATTATGGTTTATGGCATGTCTGGCGATGAACGTTCCGCAAGAACCATGGCGAGCAGTTTTATGACACCGGAGGAAATAGAAGAAAAAATTCTTCATTACCGTTGGTTAAAAAGCCTAACGAGTGAAAGACGTGCTCAGGCAATCTTTTTAAATTTAACATCATTCCCGGAAGAAAGGGCGCCAGTTGTAGTTCCAGAAGGGGTAGTGCAGGTGGCAAGTCCAACTGTTACAGAAGAGACAATATCAGAAGAAACTGATCCGAAGAAACGTATGTTAATGGATATTCTGAATGCGGAAGAGGGGGCACGAGAACTGGAAGCACCACCTGCACAGGTCATTGGCGCTAAAGAAACCGAAGAATTTGAAGGTTTGATCTTGCCGCAATCAGCCATTGATAGCGAAGAAATGATCCCGAATGCCGCCATGGAAACAGGTGATGCAAACGTTTATAAATTGCAGCTTGGTGCATATAGCGCGGTTGATCAATTGGTACTGGACTGGGAACGGTTAAAAGGCGTGGCACCGGAATTGTTAGCTGATGCAAGCATTGACGTAGAAGATGTGGACCTTGGTGGTGGAAGAAAATCATACCGTCTTTATATCGATGAATATGATAATTTCAGCGCAGCAGACGGCAGATGTTCTGCGTTAAAGGGTAAAAACGTACCTTGTGTCGTCGTGAATAAAGAAAAATAG